In the genome of Desulfuromonas sp. DDH964, one region contains:
- a CDS encoding AAA family ATPase — translation MPIPTPSQQVTDKERDITRLSAFVEPLFHEMGKQIVGQRELVEALLIGLLSSGHVLIEGLPGLAKTRTVKTLASALALDSGRIQFTPDLLPSDLLGAPVYHPGSGAFSVRRGPIFTHLLLADEINRAPAKVQSALLEAMEEQQVTIGDESLPLPEPFLVLATQNPLDHEGTYPLPEAQLDRFMLKALVGYPSRREEEEILATIEEASCRPVLPVLAAAELAAARAAVREIFLAPSLRGYILDLVAATRNPATSGLAELAPFLEHGVSPRGAIFLARAARAHAFLAHRSYVVPDDILKVLPLVFRHRLVLSFQAVAEGVDADQLLERVACHIPPP, via the coding sequence GTGCCGATCCCCACCCCGAGCCAGCAAGTGACCGACAAGGAGCGCGACATCACGCGCCTGAGCGCCTTTGTCGAACCGCTCTTCCATGAAATGGGCAAGCAGATCGTCGGCCAGCGCGAGCTGGTCGAGGCCTTGCTGATCGGCCTGCTCAGCTCCGGCCATGTTCTCATCGAGGGTCTTCCCGGCCTCGCCAAGACCCGCACCGTAAAGACCCTGGCCAGCGCCCTCGCCCTCGATTCCGGGCGCATCCAGTTCACTCCCGATCTCCTCCCGTCGGACCTGCTCGGGGCGCCCGTTTACCATCCCGGCAGTGGCGCTTTCAGCGTGCGCCGCGGTCCGATTTTCACCCACCTCCTCCTCGCCGACGAAATCAACCGTGCCCCGGCCAAGGTCCAGTCGGCGCTGCTGGAGGCGATGGAAGAGCAGCAGGTGACTATCGGCGACGAATCGCTCCCCCTCCCCGAGCCGTTCCTGGTTCTCGCGACCCAGAACCCTCTCGACCACGAAGGAACCTACCCCCTCCCCGAGGCGCAGCTCGACCGCTTCATGCTCAAGGCCCTGGTCGGCTACCCGAGCCGCCGCGAAGAGGAAGAGATCCTCGCCACCATCGAGGAGGCGTCCTGCCGCCCGGTGCTGCCGGTCCTCGCCGCGGCCGAGCTGGCGGCGGCCCGTGCGGCAGTACGTGAGATCTTCCTGGCGCCTTCGCTGCGAGGTTACATTCTCGACCTGGTCGCCGCGACCCGGAACCCGGCCACCAGCGGCCTCGCCGAACTGGCGCCGTTCCTCGAGCATGGCGTCTCTCCCCGCGGCGCCATTTTCCTCGCCCGCGCGGCCCGCGCTCACGCTTTTCTCGCGCACCGTTCCTATGTCGTTCCCGACGATATCCTGAAGGTCCTGCCGCTGGTCTTCCGCCATCGCCTGGTGCTCTCCTTCCAGGCCGTCGCCGAAGGGGTCGATGCCGACCAGCTGCTGGAACGGGTCGCCTGCCACATCCCGCCGCCCTGA
- a CDS encoding outer membrane protein assembly factor BamD, with amino-acid sequence MSLPRLSLLLLLLFLAACSSTIVPPPKSAATYFQEGENYFDKGLYDEAVTAWEKVRDSYYSPELNVLAEMKIAEAYYLGERYVEAATAYEDFLKQHPDHERTEEAIYRLGMSYYHQILSADRDQTATRNALVTFETFLKRFPKSNRSEEVAVFASRCRDRLAEHELYVGRFYLRTGHPEATIGRLQALLKDYPNFIGRDSAWFFLGKAYLETGKRDQAVIAFNTLYRDFPESEYILQAQKYVEKKF; translated from the coding sequence ATGTCGTTGCCACGCCTTTCGCTCCTGCTGTTGCTCCTCTTTCTCGCCGCCTGCAGTTCGACCATCGTTCCGCCACCCAAGTCTGCCGCCACCTATTTCCAGGAGGGGGAGAACTACTTCGACAAGGGACTCTATGACGAAGCGGTTACGGCCTGGGAAAAAGTCCGTGACAGCTACTATTCCCCGGAACTCAATGTGCTGGCCGAGATGAAAATCGCCGAGGCCTACTACCTCGGCGAACGCTACGTCGAGGCGGCGACCGCCTACGAGGATTTTCTCAAGCAGCACCCGGACCATGAACGGACCGAGGAAGCCATCTACCGGCTCGGCATGTCCTACTATCACCAGATTCTCTCCGCCGATCGCGATCAGACGGCAACCCGTAATGCCCTGGTGACCTTCGAAACCTTCCTCAAGCGCTTCCCCAAATCGAACCGCAGCGAGGAGGTCGCCGTCTTTGCCAGCCGCTGCCGTGACCGCCTCGCCGAACACGAGCTCTACGTCGGGCGGTTTTACCTGCGCACCGGTCATCCGGAGGCGACCATCGGCAGACTGCAAGCCCTGCTCAAGGATTACCCCAACTTCATCGGCCGCGACTCGGCCTGGTTTTTTCTCGGCAAGGCCTACCTGGAGACTGGCAAGCGGGACCAGGCGGTCATCGCATTCAATACCCTTTACCGCGATTTTCCGGAGAGCGAATATATCCTTCAGGCGCAGAAATACGTGGAAAAGAAATTCTGA
- the istB gene encoding IS21-like element helper ATPase IstB, with protein MLSHPTDDKLRALKLTGMLKALQEQRLSETADALSFEERLGLLVDREQTERDSRRLTTRLRTARLRQSACIEDLDWRAPRGLDRDLVLALAGGRYLAKGHNILITGPTGVGKSYLACALAHKACRLGCKTLYLRLPRFLEELALARADGRYPKMMDRVAKTQLLVLDDWGLAPMTAAGCRDLLEILEDRHNLRSTLITSQLPVEAWHDYLGDPTVADAILDRLIHNAYRLTLKGESMRKRRSQLDPIGNLA; from the coding sequence ATGCTCAGCCACCCCACCGACGACAAACTGCGCGCCCTCAAGCTGACCGGCATGCTCAAGGCCCTTCAGGAACAGCGCCTTAGCGAGACCGCCGATGCCTTGAGCTTCGAGGAGCGCCTCGGCCTGCTGGTCGACCGCGAGCAGACCGAGCGCGACAGCCGCCGGCTCACCACTCGCCTGCGCACGGCCCGGCTGCGTCAGAGCGCCTGCATCGAGGACCTCGACTGGAGGGCACCCCGGGGACTCGACCGCGACCTCGTGCTGGCGCTGGCCGGCGGTCGCTACCTCGCCAAGGGCCACAACATTCTCATCACCGGCCCCACCGGCGTCGGCAAGAGCTACCTCGCCTGCGCCTTGGCTCACAAGGCCTGCCGCCTCGGCTGCAAGACCCTCTACCTGCGCCTGCCCCGCTTCCTGGAGGAACTGGCCCTCGCGCGGGCCGACGGCCGCTACCCCAAGATGATGGATAGAGTCGCCAAGACTCAACTGCTCGTCCTCGACGATTGGGGGCTCGCCCCCATGACCGCCGCCGGTTGCCGCGATCTGCTCGAAATCCTCGAGGACCGCCACAATCTGCGTTCGACCCTGATCACCAGCCAGCTTCCGGTCGAAGCCTGGCACGACTACCTCGGGGATCCGACGGTCGCCGACGCCATCCTCGACCGCCTCATCCACAACGCCTACCGGCTCACCTTGAAAGGAGAATCGATGCGCAAACGGCGATCCCAGCTTGACCCGATCGGCAACTTGGCGTAA
- a CDS encoding phytoene desaturase family protein, which produces MSGSTDPLPEKMDVAVIGAGVGGLTAAALLARSGLRVVVFEAESQVGGYLAGFDRRGFRFSSSIEWLNQCGPNGFVRTIFGHLGASPPECPPLHRIQRFKSDHFDYLLTSDPRQLCGELVRDFPGAERGIRALFRDGERLGRRLERLDTRTVGGATLSGVDRALRGLQMLGWSLPILRYLRTPVEKGLQRYFGASGGADLFAGHDSLMAVMVSIGWAFSGNFQGCPPGGSQAIATWLCERIEGAGSEVLLNRRVEKVLLDDQGAAAGVRLADGMAVKARYVIAACDSLHLYQRMLPEGTIPQRLQQALQQADLYPSSFSIFLGLDCPPAALGFGEEALHLMRSDATRAEHNSGDPQRCSLVVLAPSHRDPSLAPPGKGTLTIHCSADFGYENFWRTEPGLVRGPAYRALKQEFAATLLERVEAAFAPGLRQHIEVMELATPITYWRYTGNARGSFSGVKPTGRNIRAGVAHHQTPVKRLLLGGHCGEYGGGVPMAVKAAANASLIVLHEMNRPGYEALKSFLDDPPLTPPPTLP; this is translated from the coding sequence ATGTCAGGATCGACGGACCCGCTGCCGGAAAAGATGGATGTCGCCGTAATCGGCGCCGGTGTCGGTGGATTGACGGCCGCGGCCCTGCTCGCCCGCAGCGGTCTGCGGGTGGTCGTTTTCGAAGCAGAGTCCCAGGTCGGCGGCTACCTCGCCGGCTTTGACCGCCGCGGCTTCCGTTTCAGCAGTTCCATCGAATGGCTCAACCAGTGCGGTCCCAACGGCTTTGTCCGCACCATCTTCGGTCATCTCGGCGCATCCCCCCCCGAGTGTCCCCCTCTGCACCGTATCCAGCGCTTCAAGAGCGACCACTTCGACTATCTTCTGACCAGCGATCCGCGCCAGCTCTGCGGCGAGCTGGTGCGCGATTTTCCCGGCGCGGAGCGTGGTATCCGTGCCCTGTTCCGGGATGGCGAACGCCTCGGCCGCCGTCTGGAACGGCTCGACACCCGCACCGTCGGCGGCGCCACCCTGAGCGGCGTCGACCGGGCGCTGCGGGGGCTGCAGATGCTCGGCTGGTCTCTCCCCATCCTGCGCTACCTGCGCACCCCGGTCGAAAAGGGGCTGCAGCGTTACTTCGGAGCCAGCGGCGGCGCCGACCTGTTCGCCGGCCATGATTCGCTCATGGCGGTGATGGTTTCGATTGGCTGGGCTTTTTCCGGCAACTTCCAGGGCTGTCCGCCGGGAGGGAGCCAGGCGATTGCCACCTGGCTGTGCGAGCGGATCGAGGGGGCGGGATCGGAAGTGCTGCTCAATCGCAGGGTGGAGAAGGTTCTGCTCGATGACCAGGGTGCAGCGGCGGGGGTGCGTCTTGCCGATGGCATGGCAGTGAAAGCCCGTTACGTCATCGCCGCCTGCGACAGCCTCCATCTTTACCAGCGGATGCTGCCGGAAGGGACGATTCCCCAACGGTTGCAGCAGGCGTTGCAGCAGGCCGACCTCTACCCCTCCAGCTTCAGCATTTTTCTTGGCCTCGATTGCCCTCCGGCGGCACTCGGTTTCGGCGAAGAGGCCCTGCATCTGATGCGCAGCGATGCGACGCGGGCCGAGCATAACAGCGGCGACCCGCAGCGCTGCAGCCTCGTCGTCCTTGCCCCCTCCCATCGCGACCCCTCCCTGGCGCCGCCGGGGAAAGGGACCCTGACCATTCACTGCAGTGCCGATTTTGGTTACGAGAATTTCTGGCGAACGGAACCAGGGCTGGTCCGTGGCCCGGCCTACCGGGCACTCAAGCAGGAATTTGCCGCCACCTTGCTTGAACGGGTCGAAGCCGCCTTCGCCCCGGGTTTGCGGCAACATATCGAGGTGATGGAGCTGGCCACGCCGATCACCTACTGGCGCTACACCGGCAACGCCCGCGGCAGTTTTTCCGGTGTCAAACCGACCGGCCGCAACATCCGCGCCGGGGTCGCCCATCACCAGACGCCGGTTAAGCGCCTGCTGCTCGGCGGCCACTGCGGCGAATACGGCGGCGGCGTGCCGATGGCGGTCAAAGCGGCGGCCAACGCCAGCCTGATTGTCCTGCACGAGATGAACCGGCCCGGTTATGAGGCCCTGAAGAGCTTCCTCGATGATCCCCCGCTCACCCCTCCGCCAACACTTCCCTGA
- a CDS encoding vWA domain-containing protein — translation MTGLLLLLIAALLLLAERRSRRLLRYCRLQPRTLPRLAGDACALVALGLLLFSSSKVPQGETRTADLAIAIAVDVSASMTATDLLPSRLDRARAEIAALLTALPGARFALLPFAGEAVLQVPLTSDTRALGFFLSGLDSSTVSAPGSAPQEALLAARQALADAGGVRAIVLFSDFERTHPEPPPPLPRDLPVYLVPLATTTGATVPGHSLRGKPATSRLDRPGLVEFARDCAASIVELPGTGLAAEGLAARLRPLGSSPGSAPPVPWLVLALALLLARQLPGLPGWRPQAAAGLLALLVFAACSPAQEEPPGRDDFSRGVSAAAARDYPGAAAAFAAAAASLEGEERGIALYNSGSALLQGGQAPAALPLLEEALLLLPGDAEVRRNFALALREAGDQAGAGVGEEMPSRPDHGADGFSAEQALQLLEAVRPAPGAPPTATGRVFERRPEKDW, via the coding sequence ATGACAGGGCTGCTGCTCCTTCTGATTGCGGCCCTGCTGCTGTTGGCGGAACGACGCAGTCGCCGGCTGCTGCGCTATTGCCGGTTGCAACCCCGTACCCTGCCACGGCTGGCCGGGGATGCCTGCGCCCTGGTCGCTCTCGGTCTGCTCCTGTTCAGCAGCAGCAAGGTTCCGCAGGGGGAAACAAGAACTGCCGATCTGGCGATCGCCATCGCGGTCGATGTCTCGGCCAGCATGACCGCCACCGATCTCCTCCCCTCGCGCCTCGACCGGGCCCGGGCCGAGATCGCGGCCCTGCTGACGGCCCTTCCCGGCGCACGCTTCGCCCTGCTCCCCTTTGCCGGCGAAGCGGTCCTGCAGGTGCCACTGACCAGCGATACCCGCGCCCTCGGCTTCTTCCTTTCGGGGCTGGACAGCAGCACCGTCAGCGCTCCCGGATCGGCGCCCCAGGAAGCTCTGCTAGCAGCCCGCCAGGCCCTGGCCGATGCCGGCGGCGTTCGGGCGATCGTTCTCTTCAGCGACTTCGAGCGCACTCACCCCGAGCCGCCCCCTCCCCTGCCCCGGGACCTCCCTGTCTACCTGGTCCCCCTCGCGACGACGACCGGCGCCACCGTTCCCGGGCACAGCTTGCGCGGAAAACCGGCCACCAGTCGCCTCGATCGACCGGGTCTGGTCGAATTTGCCCGGGATTGCGCCGCCAGCATTGTCGAGTTGCCCGGGACCGGCCTGGCCGCGGAGGGTCTGGCCGCCCGCCTGCGACCATTGGGGTCATCCCCGGGCTCCGCCCCCCCGGTCCCCTGGCTGGTTCTCGCCCTGGCGTTGCTGCTGGCCCGCCAGCTTCCCGGTCTCCCGGGCTGGCGACCGCAAGCTGCCGCCGGCCTCCTCGCCCTGCTGGTTTTCGCCGCCTGCTCCCCGGCCCAGGAAGAACCACCGGGTCGCGACGATTTTTCCCGCGGCGTGAGCGCGGCCGCCGCCAGGGACTATCCGGGGGCGGCTGCAGCCTTTGCCGCCGCTGCAGCGAGCCTGGAGGGAGAGGAGCGGGGAATCGCTCTCTATAACAGCGGCAGTGCACTGCTGCAGGGCGGTCAGGCGCCGGCGGCGCTCCCGCTCCTGGAGGAGGCGCTGCTCCTCCTCCCCGGCGACGCCGAGGTCCGTCGCAACTTCGCCCTGGCGCTGCGGGAGGCCGGCGACCAGGCCGGCGCCGGGGTCGGCGAGGAAATGCCATCCCGCCCCGACCATGGCGCTGACGGTTTTTCTGCCGAGCAGGCCCTGCAACTGCTGGAAGCGGTCCGCCCCGCCCCCGGGGCGCCGCCGACCGCCACCGGCAGGGTCTTCGAACGCCGCCCGGAAAAGGACTGGTGA
- a CDS encoding VWA domain-containing protein codes for MNFAFEQPALLWALPLALLPLLPRRVRTVPISTLDHLAAAGRSWRTRLAALEPVVALATLLLLILALAGPVAFTENQRVIRRGIDLMLVLDISASMGAADIPPDRLSVARAAAAEFIAGRSNDRVGVVLFAGIPYLLAPPTLERAPLLARLAAIEPDRQGSGTAVGDALAAAAARLAGSDAASRAVILLTDGSNNRGHLTPVAAARAAAALGIRIYSIGYGTSSGAPVPLASPAPLLRESLHPEPLREIARLTGGRYFPASDASTLREVYRQIDALETSPLETRVERRATPLAPALALAAALLLGLELLLWRCWLRRVP; via the coding sequence ATGAATTTCGCTTTCGAACAACCGGCCTTGCTCTGGGCCCTCCCCCTCGCCCTGCTGCCGCTCCTGCCGCGCCGGGTGCGGACCGTGCCGATCTCCACGCTGGATCACCTGGCCGCCGCCGGCCGCAGCTGGCGGACCCGGCTGGCGGCGCTGGAACCGGTGGTGGCGCTGGCAACTCTGCTGCTGCTCATCCTCGCCCTTGCCGGGCCGGTTGCGTTCACGGAGAACCAGCGGGTGATCCGCCGCGGCATCGACCTGATGCTCGTCCTCGACATTTCGGCGAGCATGGGGGCCGCCGACATCCCGCCGGACCGGCTCAGCGTCGCCCGCGCTGCCGCCGCCGAATTCATCGCCGGCAGAAGCAACGACCGGGTCGGCGTCGTCCTCTTCGCCGGCATCCCCTACCTGCTGGCACCGCCGACCCTGGAGCGGGCGCCGCTGTTGGCTCGTCTCGCCGCCATCGAGCCCGATCGCCAGGGGAGCGGCACCGCCGTTGGCGACGCCCTCGCCGCTGCGGCGGCACGGCTGGCCGGCTCGGATGCGGCCAGCCGCGCCGTGATCCTGCTGACCGACGGCAGCAACAACCGCGGCCACCTGACCCCCGTGGCGGCGGCCCGGGCCGCGGCGGCCCTCGGCATCCGCATCTACAGCATCGGCTACGGAACCAGCAGCGGCGCCCCCGTCCCCCTCGCCAGTCCGGCCCCGCTGTTGCGGGAGAGCCTTCATCCCGAACCGCTGCGCGAGATTGCCCGCCTTACCGGCGGCCGTTATTTCCCGGCGAGCGACGCGTCGACGCTGCGGGAAGTCTACCGCCAGATCGACGCCCTCGAGACCAGCCCGCTGGAGACCAGGGTAGAACGGCGCGCCACCCCCCTGGCGCCGGCGCTGGCCCTTGCCGCCGCCCTGCTGCTGGGGCTCGAACTCCTCCTCTGGCGCTGCTGGCTGCGGAGGGTGCCATGA
- a CDS encoding HEPN domain-containing protein: protein METRTEEWLRQSDYDLETAEIMYQSGRQIYAVFMCHLAIEKALKGLLYDRLREIPPKSHSLVLLMTKLEERPPEYLGKVIVKLSEASIPTRYPDDLAKVQRDYSADVVRELLDRSREVVVWIKKQLSP from the coding sequence ATGGAGACGCGCACCGAGGAATGGCTCCGCCAGTCGGATTATGATCTTGAGACCGCCGAAATCATGTACCAAAGCGGGCGGCAGATCTATGCCGTCTTCATGTGCCATCTGGCCATCGAAAAAGCCCTCAAGGGCCTCCTCTACGATCGACTCCGCGAGATTCCGCCGAAGAGCCACAGCTTGGTGCTGCTGATGACGAAGCTGGAGGAACGGCCTCCCGAATATCTGGGCAAAGTGATCGTCAAGCTCAGCGAAGCAAGCATACCAACCCGGTATCCTGATGATCTTGCCAAAGTGCAGCGGGATTATTCAGCCGACGTGGTTCGAGAGCTCCTGGATCGCAGCAGGGAGGTAGTCGTATGGATAAAAAAGCAGTTGTCACCATAG
- a CDS encoding nucleotidyltransferase domain-containing protein — protein MDKKAVVTIVEQFTRELQARGIQPQQVILYGSQAAGTATEASDIDVVVVSESFAGKSYWERIEILTDAIYAVYAPIEAVAMTPKEWQAGDSMIVDFAGKGEVLYAA, from the coding sequence ATGGATAAAAAAGCAGTTGTCACCATAGTTGAGCAGTTCACCCGTGAACTGCAGGCACGCGGCATCCAGCCGCAGCAGGTGATTCTCTACGGCTCCCAAGCTGCCGGCACGGCAACCGAGGCCAGCGATATCGATGTGGTGGTCGTATCGGAGAGCTTTGCCGGGAAGAGTTACTGGGAGCGAATCGAAATCCTGACCGATGCCATCTATGCGGTCTATGCACCGATCGAAGCGGTCGCCATGACGCCGAAGGAGTGGCAGGCGGGTGATTCCATGATCGTCGATTTCGCCGGCAAAGGGGAGGTTCTGTATGCCGCGTAA
- a CDS encoding DUF58 domain-containing protein yields MTTPADLRALVRRLELHSRRLLDTPLAGDYRSRMRGRGMEFAALRPYEAGDDPRAIDPFASARSGRLHVRLQQEERAREIVLLADLSQSCTPAKRELLTETVALLGAVAVNHRDRVGLIAFSDRIELLVPASGGWPHLRRLLAELLACRPAGSGTDLALPFATAARLQRRSSLCFVLSDFHAPWPATAIDRCHLRHDLLALVLRDPRERDWPAGGILRVGDAEAGRHGLLDLHSRQRRGIVTAWQECDRTLAARFSQRAIDHVFLQSGTPPLAALRELFQRRRRT; encoded by the coding sequence ATGACCACTCCCGCCGATCTGCGCGCCCTGGTCCGGCGCCTGGAGCTGCACTCCCGCCGCCTGCTCGACACGCCGCTGGCCGGTGATTATCGCAGCCGGATGCGCGGCCGCGGGATGGAATTCGCCGCTCTGCGCCCCTACGAGGCCGGCGACGACCCGCGCGCCATCGACCCCTTCGCCTCGGCCCGCAGCGGTCGTTTGCACGTCCGCCTGCAGCAGGAAGAGCGGGCACGGGAAATTGTGCTGCTGGCCGACCTCTCCCAATCCTGTACTCCCGCCAAACGGGAGCTGTTGACCGAAACCGTGGCCCTGCTCGGAGCGGTCGCCGTCAACCACCGGGACCGGGTCGGTTTGATCGCCTTCTCCGACCGCATCGAACTGCTGGTTCCAGCTAGCGGCGGCTGGCCGCACCTGCGCCGGCTGCTCGCTGAGCTGCTCGCCTGCCGACCAGCCGGGAGCGGCACCGACCTCGCCCTCCCCTTTGCCACCGCCGCCCGGCTGCAACGGCGTAGCAGCCTCTGTTTCGTTCTCTCCGACTTCCACGCCCCCTGGCCAGCCACGGCCATCGACCGTTGCCACCTCCGTCACGACCTTTTGGCCCTGGTCCTGCGCGACCCCCGCGAGCGCGACTGGCCGGCGGGTGGCATACTCCGGGTCGGTGACGCCGAAGCGGGCCGGCACGGGCTGCTCGACCTGCACAGTCGCCAGCGCCGGGGCATCGTCACTGCCTGGCAGGAATGCGACCGCACCCTGGCGGCCCGATTCAGCCAGCGTGCCATCGACCATGTTTTTCTGCAGAGCGGCACCCCCCCATTGGCGGCCCTGCGCGAGCTCTTCCAGCGCCGGAGGCGAACATGA
- the istA gene encoding IS21 family transposase has protein sequence MRKIKDVLRLHYEAGLTQRAIARSVGTSHTTVGEFLRRAAHAGLSWPLPENLDETRLEQLLFPPAPVIPADQRPMPDWATIHQELKRKGVTLGLLWEEYQNSHPEGYRYSRFCDLYREWSGKLRLSMRQVHKAGEKLFVDYTGQTLPIVDRRTGEIREAQLFVAALGASSQTFAEATWTQGLPDWIGSHVRAFSFYGGVPEIVVPDNLKSAVSKPCRYEPDINPTYAELAAHYGCAVIPARVRKPKDKAKVEAAVLVAERFILARLRNRTFFSLAEANAAIRELVEHLNRRPFKKLPGCRQQLFDTLERPALNPLPATPYTFAEWRHARVNIDYHAEVDHHYYSVPYVLVKQQLDVRLTATTVEFLHKGQRVASHVRSSERGRHTTLGEHMPKSHREYAEWTPQRLVSWAAKTGPHTAALAEKILASRAHPQQGYRSVLGLIRLAKTYTPERLEAACQRALATNACRLKSVASILKTGLDRQSLPESTESQLSLLPSHDNIRGAGYYH, from the coding sequence ATGCGCAAGATCAAGGACGTTCTGCGTCTGCATTACGAAGCCGGCCTGACACAGCGGGCCATCGCCCGCTCCGTCGGCACGTCACACACCACGGTGGGCGAATTTCTGAGACGCGCCGCTCACGCCGGGTTGTCTTGGCCGCTGCCAGAGAATCTGGACGAAACCCGACTTGAACAGTTGCTCTTTCCGCCAGCGCCAGTCATTCCCGCCGACCAGCGCCCCATGCCCGACTGGGCGACCATCCATCAGGAACTCAAGCGCAAGGGCGTCACCCTGGGGCTGCTCTGGGAGGAATACCAGAACAGCCATCCCGAGGGGTATCGCTACAGCCGTTTCTGCGATCTGTACCGTGAGTGGTCCGGCAAACTGCGTCTGTCGATGCGTCAGGTGCACAAAGCCGGCGAGAAGCTGTTTGTCGACTACACCGGCCAGACCCTGCCGATCGTCGACCGCCGCACCGGCGAGATCCGCGAAGCGCAACTGTTCGTCGCGGCCCTGGGGGCGAGTTCCCAGACGTTTGCCGAAGCCACCTGGACCCAAGGGCTGCCGGACTGGATCGGCTCGCATGTCCGGGCCTTCTCCTTCTACGGCGGAGTGCCCGAGATCGTTGTTCCGGACAACCTGAAAAGCGCCGTCTCCAAACCCTGCCGCTACGAACCGGACATCAACCCCACCTATGCGGAGCTGGCCGCTCACTATGGCTGCGCGGTGATTCCGGCGCGGGTGCGCAAACCCAAAGACAAGGCCAAGGTCGAGGCGGCGGTTCTGGTCGCCGAGCGCTTCATCCTGGCGCGGCTGCGCAACCGTACCTTCTTCAGTCTGGCCGAGGCCAACGCCGCCATTCGGGAGCTGGTGGAGCACCTCAACCGGCGCCCCTTCAAGAAGCTTCCCGGCTGCCGCCAGCAGCTCTTCGACACCCTGGAACGTCCGGCTCTGAATCCTCTGCCGGCGACCCCCTATACGTTCGCCGAATGGCGCCATGCGCGGGTCAACATCGATTACCATGCCGAAGTCGACCACCACTACTACTCGGTCCCGTATGTGCTGGTGAAGCAGCAGCTCGACGTGCGCCTGACGGCGACCACCGTCGAATTTCTGCACAAAGGGCAACGGGTGGCCTCCCATGTCCGCTCCTCTGAGCGCGGTCGCCACACCACTCTCGGCGAGCACATGCCCAAAAGCCACAGGGAGTATGCCGAATGGACGCCGCAGCGCCTGGTTTCCTGGGCGGCCAAAACCGGACCGCACACCGCCGCCTTGGCAGAGAAGATCCTGGCCTCACGGGCCCATCCCCAGCAGGGCTACCGCAGCGTCCTGGGGCTGATCCGGCTGGCCAAGACCTACACGCCCGAGCGCCTGGAGGCGGCCTGCCAGCGGGCCCTGGCAACAAACGCCTGTCGCCTCAAGAGCGTCGCCTCGATCCTCAAAACCGGACTGGACCGCCAGTCGCTCCCCGAGTCCACCGAGTCCCAACTCTCATTGCTGCCGAGTCACGACAACATCCGCGGCGCCGGCTACTACCACTGA